In Zygosaccharomyces rouxii strain CBS732 chromosome A complete sequence, the genomic window aaaaatacGTTTGTTTTTGTAAAATAATTCAAGGTACTTATCAATGTTAATTAGTGACCTCTTGAAAATCTATAGTTATCGTAGTTCACAATTGCTTGTAAAAGTACTTTAAACCCATTCTCGACCTCCTCCGGTGAAGAATGTTCGTAGAAATTATGAGATAGCCCGTCCTTTGAAGGAATAAATATCATTGAGGTTGGTACATGAGGTGCAGTTTGACAAGAGTCATGGCCAGCACCCGATGAGATCGGTCTCACTTCGTTTTCTTTGAACTGGGCATAGGCAGATCTGGAAACGCATTCGATACAAGTTTCGTTGAATTTAACCGCCGGTGAAAGCTGCAAAATCTCCCAATCATAAGAAAGCGGACCTGCCACATTATCATTCAAAACCCTTtcgatttcttttcttatTTCTTTGACGACATTTTGAACGACAGCGTCATCAGGATGTCTTACATCTAGTGTGAAAGAGGCTTCACCTGGCAGAATATTGACCGAATAAGGCTTAACGTCAATGACACCACATGTGAACAATGCTTGATGTGATTGAGAAATTTCTGAAGCTCTTGTAATTATCTTCGCAGACGCTAACAATGCATCCTTTCTCAAATTCCATGGTGTCGTACCTGCATGGGCACCAACACCTTTAACGGTACATTTAGACCATTGATACCCCTGAACGCTGGTAACTATACCtatttttttactttcatTTTCTAGTATAGGACCTTGTTCAATGTGAAGTTCAAAATGCGCATCTATTGCATTTTCCTTATAAGAAGCTGGCGTACCGCCCA contains:
- a CDS encoding M20 family metallo-hydrolase (conserved hypothetical protein), yielding MASLRSKFLLPCRALSLSMTSSTTTTTAARTTATLNIPAVAPLRINSGRLNDTILETGNQFGAALRWAPEPHGFGLRRLAGTEVDGKVRDWFVNECKALGCTIKVDKIGNIFALYKGQDQTGKPPTATGSHLDTQPEAGKYDGILGVLAGLEVLRTFKENGYVPHYDVCVVVWFNEEGARFARSCTGSSVWSHDLSLQEAYQMMSIGEDKPESVFDSLNKIGYLGGTPASYKENAIDAHFELHIEQGPILENESKKIGIVTSVQGYQWSKCTVKGVGAHAGTTPWNLRKDALLASAKIITRASEISQSHQALFTCGVIDVKPYSVNILPGEASFTLDVRHPDDAVVQNVVKEIRKEIERVLNDNVAGPLSYDWEILQLSPAVKFNETCIECVSRSAYAQFKENEVRPISSGAGHDSCQTAPHVPTSMIFIPSKDGLSHNFYEHSSPEEVENGFKVLLQAIVNYDNYRFSRGH